In the Breoghania sp. genome, CATGGCGGTACATCAGCCGCCGCATGGCGCGCAGTTCGCGGATCAATGGTTCGGCGGCGGCGATGAAACCCAACCGCAGGCCCGGAAAGACCGGCTTTGACAGCGAGCCCACATGAATGACCCGGCCAGAACGGTCAAAGCTCTTTAGCGCGGGACGCTGCGCGCCGACGAAATTCAGCTCGTGCTCGTAGTCGTCCTCTATGATCAGGAAATCCTGCTCCTCCGCCGCCTTCAGCAACGAGAGACGGCGTTGCAGGCCCATGGTGACATTTGTCGGAGAATGATGGCCGGGCGTGACATAGACATAATCGAGGCCCTTGAGCGCCCCTGTGATACGCATTCCGTTGCTGTCCACTGGCTGGGGAGCAAGTTGGCAGCCTTGGGCGGCGAAGATATTGCGCGCGTCCACATAGCCCGGCTCTTCCAACCCGACACGCGTCCCCGCCTCGCAGAGCAGCCTTGCGATCAGATAGACCGCGTTCTGTGCCCCGATGGTGACGAGGATGTTCTCCGGTTCGGCCCGAAAACCGCGCTGGGGGAGCGCGCGGCGGATGATCTGCTCGATCAGCATCGGATCGTCACTGTCGACGAGATCGTTCATCCAGAAAGGCGCGTGTTCGGAGGTGCCCGCGATCCGGACCGCATCGCGCCAACGGCTGACGGATATCTTGTCGACCGATGTCTGGCCGTAGACGAAGGGAAAGGGAAAGTCGCGCCAGTTTTCGGGCTTGGTGATGTTTTCCTGCGCACTGGGGCGCACTTTCATGCGGCGTTCGAAATCGACATCGCGCCGCTCGCCGCCCAAAACATGCCGCGCATTCTCATTGACAGGGATCGCGAGCTGCTCACGCACGTAGCGCTCATCGACGAAATAGCCGCGACGGCTCACGGGCCTCAGATATCCATCTTCCGCCAACCGCTCATAGACGAGGCTGACGGTATTGCGCGAAACCTTGATCCGTTCCGCCATGGAGCGGGTGGAGGGCAATGGTTCATGCGCGGAGACGCCCCCTGCCAGGATTGCCTCCACAAGCCGTTCCTGGATCTGCTGCTGCAAGCGTTTGCTGGTTGAAAACGGTGCATCGAAATAGTGTTCGATCATCATCGCAAGTCTGCCTCCCCACCCATTCCGCAAAGTCCCAAGCAAGGATTGAGCCGGTTTGGACGTTCATCGCGGGGGCTGGCCCCATAGTTTTCGAATACTGGCTCTAAGCCCTCTGTGCTGCACCGCAATAGTCTTTGTATGCGCGCTGTTTTCCGCTCAGGAATGCGGCAGACGCATATGATTTTGGCTGCGTTTAACACAACGACATTCGGTCGAATTCGGACGTTTCGTTCATCGACTGAACCGGAGAACCGGCCGGCAGCGACGGCTGGGCAAAACGAGGGGCCAGACAAGAACCAAGGGGCCCGGCAAAACCAGGGGAATATGATGCAGAAACTCGGCAATCGAGGCGGCGTGAGCCGTCGCTCCTTCCTGAAAAGCGCAAGCGCGCTTGGCGTCGGGCTCGCCATGCCGGCGGTCATCAGCAGCCGCGCCCTCGCCTCCTCCGGCGAAATCAACATCATGATGTGGTCGGACTACCTTCCGGAGAGCTTCGTCAACGGCTTCATGGAAAAGACCGGCATCAAGATCAATTTCACCGGCATCGGCTCCAACGAAGAGATCATCAACAAGCTCAAGGCGACCAATGGCGAGGGCTTCGACATCGTCTCGCCGACTGTGAACCGCAACCTGCTGTGGAAGGACCTCGGTCTGCTCCAGCCCTTCGACATGAACAAGGTGCCGCTTGAGAAGGTGAACCCGGCCATGGCGCTGGGCGAAACCCACTGGAATTTCGAAGGCAAAGGCACCTTCTGGCTGCCGCATATCTGGGGCACGGAAGGTGTGGCCTGGCGCACAGACGCCTTCACGCCGGACGGGGAATTCCCTTCCTATTACGACATCTGGGACGAGGCCAATGCGGGCAAGACCATGGGGCGCGCCCATTCCATGATGCTGGGCCTCGGCCTTGGGCTTGAAGCGCGCGGCGAGATGGATGCCGGTTCCATGTGGTCGGCCTACGAGTCGCCGGAAAAGATGGATGCGGTGTGGTCCAGGCTCACCGAGATCGCCATCGCCAAGAAGCCGAACATCAAGCTTCTGTGGAACGACGCCGACACCCAGAAGAACGGCCTTCTCAACGAAGGGGTCATCGTCGGCCAGACGTGGGATGGCCCGCCGATCGCACTCAAGACCGAGGGCGAGCCGATCATGTACCGCGCGCCGAAGGAAGGCGCATTGGCGTGGGTGGACGGCATGGCCATGCCGACAGGCGCCCAGAACATCGACCAGATCTACGCCTTCATCGAGGCGGCCTATGACGCCAAGCTCGCGGGCGAAGCCATCAAGACGCACGGCTACAACTCACCCGTCATCGGCGCCGACGGCTATGGCGGCGAGGTCTATGCGCAGAACTTCGCCGATGCCTATCCCGGCGATGCACTGGCCAAGCTGAACCCCTGGCCCGCTGAAGCGCCCTGGTATTCGGAAAAGCGCACCGAATACGCCAACAAGTTCCTCAGCGCCTGAGGATCGCCGTTCGGCTGATCAATGGCGGACGGAAAGTCTCACGCAGTTTCTGCGGGTCTTCCGTCCGCCCTCCTTCCGGCATGCTTCCGCATGAATACCGGCCCCGCCGCGCCTGCCTCCCGGAGTTTCGATGAGCACCAGAGACGTTGTCCTCGATCACGTATCGGTTCGCTTCGGCACTTACACCGCCGTCGATAACGCCTATCTCACCATCAAGGGCGGAGAGTTCTTTTCCTTCCTCGGGCCGTCGGGCTGCGGAAAAACCACGCTCTTGCGCGTCGTCTCCGGCTTTGTTGACCCGAGCGAGGGCCGGGTTCTGATCGGCGGCAAGGACATGGCCCGCATCGGGCCGAACAAACGCCCGACCGCGCTCATCTTTCAAAATCTCGCGCTCTTCCCGCTCATGTCGGTGGCCGACAATATCGCCTTCCCACTGGAAGTGCGCGGGGTGGGCAAGAAGGCGCGCCGCAAGCGCGCCGACGAGCTTCTCGACATGATTGCGCTGCCCGGTGTGGGCGACAAGAAGGTGCATGAGCTTTCCGGTGGCCAGCGCCAGCGCGTGGCGATTGCCCGCGCGCTTGCCGTGGAGCCGGACATCCTGCTGCTCGACGAGCCGCTTTCCGCGCTTGATCTGAAGCTGCGCCACCACATGCGCACCGAATTGCGTGCCATACAGCAGCGCGTCGGGCTGACCTTCATCTACATCACCCACGATCAGGGCGAGGCGCTGACCATGTCCGACCGCGTGGCGGTGATGAATGCGGGCGTCATCGAACAGATCGGCGATCCCGAGAGCATTTATGACCGGCCCAAGACGCCCTTCGTCGCCTCCTTCGTGGGTGAGACGAACCGGATCGCCGGCAAGGTCATCAGCCAGAGTGGCGACACGACCACGCTCGACACGGCCGCAGGAGCTTTGACGGGCCGTACGGCAGGCGGGCGTCGCTACAAGCCCGGAGATGAGTGCC is a window encoding:
- a CDS encoding substrate-binding domain-containing protein, yielding MMQKLGNRGGVSRRSFLKSASALGVGLAMPAVISSRALASSGEINIMMWSDYLPESFVNGFMEKTGIKINFTGIGSNEEIINKLKATNGEGFDIVSPTVNRNLLWKDLGLLQPFDMNKVPLEKVNPAMALGETHWNFEGKGTFWLPHIWGTEGVAWRTDAFTPDGEFPSYYDIWDEANAGKTMGRAHSMMLGLGLGLEARGEMDAGSMWSAYESPEKMDAVWSRLTEIAIAKKPNIKLLWNDADTQKNGLLNEGVIVGQTWDGPPIALKTEGEPIMYRAPKEGALAWVDGMAMPTGAQNIDQIYAFIEAAYDAKLAGEAIKTHGYNSPVIGADGYGGEVYAQNFADAYPGDALAKLNPWPAEAPWYSEKRTEYANKFLSA
- a CDS encoding PLP-dependent aminotransferase family protein, with translation MMIEHYFDAPFSTSKRLQQQIQERLVEAILAGGVSAHEPLPSTRSMAERIKVSRNTVSLVYERLAEDGYLRPVSRRGYFVDERYVREQLAIPVNENARHVLGGERRDVDFERRMKVRPSAQENITKPENWRDFPFPFVYGQTSVDKISVSRWRDAVRIAGTSEHAPFWMNDLVDSDDPMLIEQIIRRALPQRGFRAEPENILVTIGAQNAVYLIARLLCEAGTRVGLEEPGYVDARNIFAAQGCQLAPQPVDSNGMRITGALKGLDYVYVTPGHHSPTNVTMGLQRRLSLLKAAEEQDFLIIEDDYEHELNFVGAQRPALKSFDRSGRVIHVGSLSKPVFPGLRLGFIAAAEPLIRELRAMRRLMYRHASALDQRAMAVFLAEGHYDAHIRRQRESLAAKWKTMLREIGRQLPGCDVTMTTGGSALWLSLPRDAEARDVAHRAAVRGVLVEPGDVHYLSATPPRNRLRLGFAAISEDRIAQGLAILGEVIRECRGRAKT
- a CDS encoding ABC transporter ATP-binding protein produces the protein MSTRDVVLDHVSVRFGTYTAVDNAYLTIKGGEFFSFLGPSGCGKTTLLRVVSGFVDPSEGRVLIGGKDMARIGPNKRPTALIFQNLALFPLMSVADNIAFPLEVRGVGKKARRKRADELLDMIALPGVGDKKVHELSGGQRQRVAIARALAVEPDILLLDEPLSALDLKLRHHMRTELRAIQQRVGLTFIYITHDQGEALTMSDRVAVMNAGVIEQIGDPESIYDRPKTPFVASFVGETNRIAGKVISQSGDTTTLDTAAGALTGRTAGGRRYKPGDECLLFIRPEKLTLAPSPEAPNTIPARCVKEEFEGSARQVFLKAGEIDLRLSLVNCGDATKRMDKDSAANVSFSAMAATVLPIGPGAETTA